A single region of the Pontimicrobium sp. SW4 genome encodes:
- a CDS encoding DUF2306 domain-containing protein, with product MNIHRSKIKKANKVLNATVTLWFVLAVLGQWIFAYYVATFYGGSAIHGNLENWNKVLPQGYVYGETTGNLAVAIHLFFAIIIIVGGPLQFSQQLRNRARNFHRWNGKIYIVTAIILSVSGLYMILTRGSAGGTTGAITISINAVLIIICAVLAWRFALKRNFKEHRIWTIRLFLVVSGVWFFRIGLMFWLFINNGPVGFDMKTFQGPFLTFLGIAQYALPLVVFEFYLGVQKRKNILAKYAVSFLLVALTILMLVGIFAATKNLWLPRV from the coding sequence ATGAATATACACAGAAGCAAAATCAAAAAAGCAAACAAGGTTCTAAACGCCACTGTAACATTGTGGTTTGTTTTGGCTGTGTTGGGACAATGGATCTTTGCATATTATGTGGCCACTTTCTATGGAGGCTCTGCCATTCACGGAAATTTAGAAAATTGGAATAAAGTGCTCCCTCAAGGTTATGTTTATGGTGAGACTACGGGAAATTTAGCAGTTGCCATACATTTATTTTTTGCCATAATTATTATTGTTGGTGGACCACTTCAATTTAGCCAACAATTAAGAAATCGTGCTAGAAATTTTCATCGATGGAATGGTAAAATTTATATTGTAACTGCAATTATTTTAAGCGTTAGTGGCCTGTATATGATATTAACCAGAGGTAGTGCTGGAGGAACTACGGGAGCAATTACCATTAGTATTAATGCGGTTTTAATTATTATCTGCGCAGTTTTGGCTTGGCGCTTTGCTTTGAAACGAAATTTTAAAGAACATCGTATCTGGACAATTAGACTATTCTTGGTTGTTAGTGGTGTTTGGTTTTTTAGAATAGGTTTAATGTTTTGGCTCTTTATTAATAATGGCCCCGTAGGATTCGATATGAAAACTTTTCAAGGGCCTTTTTTAACTTTTTTAGGGATTGCTCAATATGCATTACCATTGGTTGTTTTTGAGTTTTATTTAGGAGTCCAAAAAAGAAAAAACATTTTAGCTAAATACGCTGTTTCTTTTCTCCTCGTTGCTTTAACAATTTTAATGCTCGTTGGAATTTTTGCCGCTACTAAAAATCTATGGTTGCCACGAGTTTAA
- a CDS encoding DUF4395 domain-containing protein has translation MSRIKQFGEKVEGYNIPVLNEREIRASAGIIFLFMFIAIILAGFSGKFLMLKYMITIFLTEMIIRVFINPKFAPLLIIGRLITNKQKPIYVGAPQKKFAWIIGIIFSATIAFFTIGLNTFHPVATGLVCLICLIFLYFETAFNVCLGCKIYGLFYREKAQYCPGEICDINSREDIQKTSKAQFIIVLGLIAYILLIIFLFNEFYSKKPIYLMKFIDSL, from the coding sequence ATGAGTAGAATAAAACAATTTGGAGAAAAAGTGGAAGGTTATAATATACCAGTTCTAAATGAAAGAGAAATAAGAGCATCGGCAGGAATAATATTTCTTTTTATGTTTATTGCTATAATATTAGCAGGTTTTAGCGGTAAGTTCTTAATGTTGAAATATATGATCACAATATTTTTAACAGAAATGATAATACGTGTTTTTATCAATCCAAAATTTGCGCCGTTATTAATTATAGGTCGATTAATTACAAACAAACAAAAGCCTATATATGTTGGTGCACCACAAAAAAAGTTTGCTTGGATAATAGGCATAATCTTCTCTGCAACTATTGCCTTTTTTACAATAGGGTTAAACACCTTTCACCCTGTTGCTACAGGGCTAGTATGTTTAATTTGTCTCATTTTTTTATATTTTGAGACAGCTTTTAATGTTTGTCTTGGCTGCAAAATATATGGTTTGTTTTACAGAGAAAAAGCTCAGTATTGTCCAGGAGAGATATGTGATATAAATTCAAGAGAAGATATTCAAAAAACATCAAAGGCTCAATTTATAATCGTCTTGGGGCTAATAGCGTACATATTGTTAATCATATTCCTCTTCAATGAATTCTATAGCAAAAAACCAATTTACTTGATGAAATTTATTGACTCCTTATAA
- a CDS encoding haloalkane dehalogenase, whose translation MINNKLLKRNCHYFIAIVAFLGLFGKQIHAQTSSKPSPPKISSEFPFESKYVEVLGSTMHYVELGEGDPILFLHGNPTSSYLWRNILPYLQKQGRVIALDNIGFGKSAKPQIEYKFSDHIRYLEGFIKALKLKNITLVVHDWGSVFGLDYASRHENNIKGLVIMEALIPPFVPMESYEALGSYGNLFRTWRDPVQGAEMLIDKNILIEQLLPNSIVRDLTFEEMEAYRAPFQEKLSRKSLSVLLAELPIGGVPENTTKVIEHYGEWLKNTSISKLHIYASPGGVNPPKMIEYLTTQFKNYETVYVGLGLHFIQEDQPDAIGRAISDWYRRNQQKSN comes from the coding sequence ATGATAAACAATAAGTTATTAAAGCGTAATTGTCATTATTTCATTGCAATAGTTGCCTTTTTGGGATTATTTGGAAAACAAATTCATGCTCAAACAAGTAGTAAACCCTCGCCTCCTAAAATTTCATCGGAATTCCCATTTGAATCTAAATATGTGGAAGTTCTTGGGTCAACAATGCATTATGTAGAATTAGGAGAAGGTGATCCTATTTTGTTCCTTCATGGTAACCCAACCTCATCTTATCTTTGGAGAAATATTTTACCATACTTACAAAAACAGGGTAGAGTAATTGCGCTTGATAATATTGGTTTTGGAAAATCTGCTAAACCTCAAATTGAGTATAAATTTAGTGACCATATAAGGTATTTGGAAGGTTTTATAAAAGCCCTTAAACTCAAAAATATCACTTTAGTAGTGCATGACTGGGGATCTGTCTTTGGATTAGATTATGCTTCACGACATGAAAATAATATTAAAGGACTTGTGATAATGGAAGCTTTAATTCCTCCATTTGTGCCAATGGAGAGTTATGAAGCCTTAGGATCTTATGGTAACCTGTTTAGAACTTGGAGAGATCCTGTGCAGGGAGCAGAAATGCTTATTGACAAAAATATACTTATAGAACAGCTACTTCCTAATAGCATTGTACGCGATTTAACATTTGAAGAAATGGAAGCTTATCGTGCTCCATTTCAAGAGAAGCTAAGTAGAAAATCACTCTCTGTTTTATTAGCAGAATTGCCAATAGGAGGTGTCCCAGAAAATACAACAAAAGTAATTGAGCATTATGGAGAGTGGTTAAAAAATACTTCTATATCAAAACTGCATATATATGCTTCTCCTGGCGGTGTAAATCCACCAAAAATGATAGAATATCTAACAACCCAATTTAAAAATTATGAAACGGTTTACGTTGGTTTGGGGTTGCATTTTATTCAAGAAGATCAGCCTGATGCAATTGGACGAGCAATTTCAGACTGGTATCGCCGTAATCAACAAAAGTCAAATTAA
- a CDS encoding YeeE/YedE thiosulfate transporter family protein gives MNFILEPWPWYVGGPLITLVMFFLYYFGKKFGISSSLESICAMGGAGKIHEHFNFGWKKSKWNLMFIIGTVIGGYIAFQFMTPNQAIALNPQTISDLSEIGFQNAGEQFLPEELFGLDALLSIKGGVILVIGGILVGFGARYAGGCTSGHAITGLSNLELPSLIAVIGFFIGGLVMTWLILPLLF, from the coding sequence ATGAATTTTATATTAGAGCCTTGGCCTTGGTATGTTGGAGGACCATTAATAACCTTGGTCATGTTTTTTCTTTACTATTTCGGTAAGAAGTTCGGAATTTCTTCAAGTCTTGAATCTATTTGTGCAATGGGAGGAGCTGGAAAGATACATGAACACTTTAATTTTGGATGGAAAAAAAGCAAATGGAATTTAATGTTTATAATAGGCACAGTAATTGGTGGCTATATAGCATTTCAATTTATGACGCCTAACCAAGCAATTGCTCTAAATCCACAAACTATAAGCGATTTATCTGAAATTGGTTTTCAAAATGCAGGCGAACAATTCTTGCCCGAAGAATTGTTTGGACTCGATGCTTTACTATCTATTAAAGGAGGTGTAATTTTAGTTATAGGTGGTATTTTGGTTGGCTTTGGAGCAAGATATGCAGGAGGATGTACCTCAGGTCATGCCATTACTGGGTTAAGTAATCTAGAATTACCGTCATTAATAGCTGTTATAGGATTCTTTATTGGAGGGTTGGTTATGACTTGGCTTATTTTACCATTACTATTTTAA
- a CDS encoding helix-turn-helix domain-containing protein has protein sequence MIKQISKNKSLHPFVKEIMFLENYEESTEKSYPFYANGFPGIVYSKSNNPFYLNPGNKELSEFYLYGQTIAPISLDIKGAFQLIDIRLYPFAVKILLGVDPKILNDDCFDLKLIKNVDTNVTLAKLNQTSSKDETIGILANYFEELLKNASSNPDYRVKLATNLILSSNGNISVKEVRDRLCVTERTLERHFMRDMGVTTKQFAKIIQFSSSIKQITTSDYDSLTKIGYENGFADQSHFIRTFKKFTGKTPKEFQKELSL, from the coding sequence ATGATAAAACAGATTTCCAAAAATAAAAGCCTTCATCCATTTGTCAAAGAAATTATGTTCCTTGAAAATTATGAGGAATCTACTGAAAAAAGTTATCCATTTTATGCAAATGGTTTTCCGGGGATTGTGTATTCCAAATCAAATAATCCATTTTATTTAAACCCGGGGAATAAAGAGTTGTCTGAGTTTTATTTGTACGGTCAAACTATAGCACCAATATCATTAGATATAAAAGGAGCATTTCAATTAATAGACATTAGACTGTACCCTTTTGCTGTTAAAATTTTATTAGGGGTTGACCCTAAAATATTAAATGATGATTGCTTTGATCTTAAGTTGATAAAAAATGTAGATACCAATGTAACTTTAGCCAAATTAAATCAAACCTCAAGTAAAGATGAAACCATAGGTATTTTAGCCAATTATTTTGAAGAATTGCTTAAAAACGCATCTTCTAATCCAGATTATAGAGTCAAATTGGCTACAAACCTTATTCTAAGCTCTAACGGTAATATTAGTGTAAAAGAAGTAAGAGATAGACTGTGTGTTACTGAAAGAACATTAGAACGCCATTTCATGAGGGATATGGGAGTAACAACAAAGCAATTTGCAAAAATTATTCAGTTTAGTTCTTCTATAAAGCAAATTACAACTTCTGATTATGATAGCTTAACTAAAATAGGATATGAAAATGGCTTTGCAGACCAATCACATTTTATTAGAACCTTTAAAAAGTTTACAGGAAAAACACCAAAGGAGTTTCAAAAGGAACTTTCTCTTTAA
- a CDS encoding Crp/Fnr family transcriptional regulator, with product MIEGLQSNYAYLFEDALLNEISEIGVYKKIPEGFTLMDIGDNIKSIPLILSGAIKVMREDENGDDLILYFVEQGDTCAMTITCCMGETKSEIRAIAETDTRIIMIPISKMQEWMHKYPSWQSFILQSYHERMKELLEAIDTIAFLKMDERLFKYLKDKAMVNRDDVIKTTHKEIALDLHTSRVVVSRLLKKLETENKIKLHRNSIKVIDL from the coding sequence ATGATTGAAGGATTGCAAAGTAATTACGCCTATTTGTTTGAAGATGCTCTTTTAAATGAAATAAGTGAGATTGGCGTATACAAAAAAATACCCGAAGGCTTTACATTAATGGACATAGGCGATAATATTAAAAGCATTCCGTTAATTTTGAGCGGTGCTATTAAGGTTATGCGGGAAGACGAAAATGGTGACGACTTAATACTCTATTTTGTTGAACAAGGAGATACTTGTGCCATGACAATTACCTGTTGTATGGGAGAAACTAAAAGCGAAATTAGAGCGATAGCCGAAACAGATACACGTATTATAATGATTCCAATTAGTAAAATGCAAGAATGGATGCATAAATACCCTAGTTGGCAAAGTTTTATTCTTCAAAGTTATCATGAACGTATGAAAGAACTTTTAGAAGCAATTGACACCATTGCATTTTTAAAAATGGACGAGCGATTATTTAAGTATCTAAAAGACAAAGCAATGGTCAATAGAGACGATGTAATTAAAACGACACATAAGGAAATTGCTTTAGATTTGCACACATCTAGAGTAGTAGTTTCAAGGCTATTAAAGAAACTCGAAACAGAAAATAAAATTAAACTGCATAGAAATAGTATTAAAGTAATCGATTTGTAA
- a CDS encoding alpha/beta hydrolase-fold protein, with translation MIQSQVLNDEREIQVFLPDSYTKSDKKYPVLFILDGQRYFLHGVSLQKSFVGFGHAPEFIIVGISKKQSDRNRYYSIDSKKYLDFIENEILRFIDEKFRTSKERLIFGWAYGGGFVIQTMTTHPDLFDTYIAASPFPLDEKINKVDSLLLKNPHFDKLLYFTSGTDEGIVREGTDKLNALLTNKAPKTMNWIFRELEGEQHRSTPFTTLYHGIKKHYHYYPELQFSSLEEFTKAGGLNYVYGYYEQRAKRFGFSSDLTNWTMFTLTRNAMRANDYEQFDTFVNEFKKTKFLGEIRVSRACSIAEFYLKNKQYDKSIALYTYLTEKYPSSEIPLNGLGDAYKELKKERTASKYYQRAKELSENNNN, from the coding sequence TTGATTCAATCGCAAGTACTCAATGATGAAAGAGAAATTCAAGTCTTTTTGCCTGATAGCTACACTAAGTCAGATAAAAAGTATCCTGTTCTATTTATTTTAGATGGTCAACGATATTTTCTTCATGGCGTTAGTCTCCAGAAATCATTTGTTGGATTTGGACACGCTCCTGAGTTTATTATAGTTGGTATTTCTAAAAAACAATCTGACAGGAATAGATATTATAGTATTGATTCGAAAAAATATCTTGACTTCATTGAAAATGAAATTTTACGTTTTATTGATGAAAAATTTCGAACATCAAAAGAACGTTTAATATTTGGATGGGCATATGGAGGAGGTTTTGTTATTCAAACTATGACTACACATCCTGACTTATTTGATACCTATATTGCCGCAAGTCCGTTCCCCTTAGATGAAAAAATTAACAAAGTAGATAGCCTGCTCTTAAAAAATCCGCACTTCGACAAACTTCTATATTTCACCTCTGGTACTGACGAAGGTATAGTGAGAGAAGGGACCGATAAATTGAATGCTCTTCTAACAAACAAAGCTCCGAAAACAATGAACTGGATTTTTAGAGAATTAGAAGGAGAACAACATAGGTCAACCCCATTTACAACACTTTATCACGGGATTAAGAAACACTACCATTACTATCCAGAACTTCAATTTAGTAGCCTTGAAGAATTCACCAAAGCTGGTGGTTTGAATTATGTTTACGGCTATTATGAGCAAAGAGCAAAACGATTTGGATTTTCTTCTGACTTAACAAATTGGACAATGTTTACTCTGACAAGAAATGCTATGCGAGCAAATGATTATGAGCAGTTTGACACATTTGTTAATGAATTTAAAAAAACAAAATTTCTTGGTGAGATAAGAGTGAGTAGAGCCTGTTCAATTGCTGAGTTTTATTTGAAGAACAAACAATATGACAAATCAATAGCCCTATACACATATTTAACTGAGAAATATCCAAGCTCTGAAATACCATTGAATGGATTGGGAGATGCATATAAGGAATTGAAAAAAGAAAGAACAGCTTCAAAATATTATCAAAGAGCAAAAGAACTTTCTGAAAATAATAACAACTGA
- a CDS encoding anthrone oxygenase family protein produces MEINLKTVTLLLAILITGLSAGLFYAWKISVIPGLKNISDRSYLGTMQSINRAILNPEFYIIFFGAILFLILSAYFQFKVSIDNSFWLITAAILFYGIGTIGVTAFGNVPMNESLDLVDLTKLNVEELRLTRLHYEGQWNQFNTIRTVFSVLSFIAILVSSFLNESISIKI; encoded by the coding sequence ATGGAAATAAATTTAAAAACTGTCACATTACTACTTGCAATTTTAATTACAGGGCTTTCAGCAGGGTTATTTTATGCTTGGAAAATTTCAGTTATTCCAGGATTAAAAAACATTTCAGATAGAAGCTATTTAGGAACAATGCAGTCTATAAATAGGGCGATTTTAAACCCTGAGTTTTATATCATTTTCTTTGGTGCAATTCTCTTTTTAATACTGAGTGCCTACTTTCAATTCAAAGTCAGTATAGATAATTCTTTTTGGTTAATTACAGCTGCTATTCTTTTTTATGGCATAGGTACTATAGGAGTAACAGCTTTTGGTAATGTTCCTATGAATGAGTCTTTAGATTTAGTTGACTTAACCAAATTAAATGTTGAGGAGCTAAGGCTAACAAGATTGCACTATGAAGGTCAATGGAATCAATTTAATACGATTAGAACGGTTTTCTCGGTACTTTCTTTTATAGCAATTTTAGTTTCTAGCTTCCTCAATGAATCCATTTCAATAAAAATTTAA
- a CDS encoding S41 family peptidase, whose amino-acid sequence MKNLKNALFAILIFTPLLQFAQSNDDIIKNIQKLMLENYIFLDKAKETNLHLEGLMKNNYFDTYTDPKDFAKALSVEMQKITNDKHLNVAPPRPPRPPRSNSDFTSRHLTNLVRFRSGGFGKIDLLEGNVGYVELKGFRREDISKVDDVMNYLSTADAIIIDLRENGGGGGLGLYWSSYFLKENTPLTGSYERRTDTTIELKTVSVKGNQRLSMPIFFLTSNRTFSAAEAFAYDLQARKRAIIVGETTGGGAHPVNGMRLPKGYRLIVPYARSINPITKTNWEGVGVIPNYKTTKEESLTKAKELAIIAAKKYREKPFNELKLLLAKSEITQNDEDTVYELFKLLLKRNHLEDFMINNMGYSYLRDKQINSAYVIFKSNMNIFPDSPNGHDSYAEVLALKGNKTEALKHYKQAVLLAEKQNDRQLEIYKNNLLKFENKR is encoded by the coding sequence ATGAAAAACTTAAAAAATGCCCTTTTTGCAATTCTAATTTTTACACCATTGTTGCAATTTGCACAATCGAACGATGATATAATCAAAAACATTCAAAAGCTGATGCTAGAGAATTATATATTTCTTGATAAAGCAAAAGAAACCAATCTACATTTAGAAGGTTTAATGAAAAATAATTATTTTGATACGTATACTGATCCAAAAGATTTTGCTAAAGCTTTATCTGTAGAAATGCAAAAAATAACGAATGACAAACACCTAAATGTCGCACCTCCAAGACCCCCGAGACCACCAAGGAGCAATTCTGATTTCACATCAAGACATTTAACCAATTTAGTACGATTTCGTTCTGGTGGATTTGGAAAAATTGATTTGCTTGAAGGAAACGTTGGCTATGTAGAGTTAAAAGGGTTTAGAAGAGAGGATATTTCTAAAGTCGATGATGTGATGAATTATCTATCAACCGCAGACGCCATCATTATAGACTTACGGGAAAATGGAGGTGGAGGTGGACTTGGTCTTTATTGGAGTTCTTATTTTTTAAAGGAAAATACGCCCCTAACAGGATCCTATGAAAGAAGAACGGATACAACAATAGAATTAAAAACTGTCTCAGTAAAAGGAAATCAAAGACTATCTATGCCAATATTTTTCTTGACGAGCAATCGCACTTTTTCAGCAGCAGAAGCCTTTGCCTACGATTTGCAGGCTAGAAAAAGAGCAATAATTGTTGGCGAAACAACCGGAGGTGGTGCACACCCTGTTAATGGCATGAGGTTACCTAAAGGATATAGACTAATTGTGCCTTATGCAAGGTCTATTAATCCTATTACCAAAACCAATTGGGAAGGCGTAGGTGTAATTCCTAATTATAAAACTACTAAAGAAGAATCTCTAACCAAAGCAAAAGAACTGGCCATAATTGCCGCAAAAAAATATAGAGAAAAGCCTTTTAACGAACTTAAATTACTTTTAGCAAAAAGTGAGATCACTCAAAATGATGAAGATACAGTTTATGAACTATTCAAACTTTTATTAAAAAGAAATCATCTTGAAGATTTTATGATTAATAATATGGGCTATTCCTATTTAAGAGATAAGCAGATAAATTCAGCTTACGTTATTTTTAAATCTAATATGAATATTTTTCCAGATTCACCAAATGGGCACGATAGTTATGCAGAAGTACTAGCATTAAAAGGCAACAAAACAGAAGCTTTAAAACATTACAAACAAGCTGTTTTACTTGCCGAAAAACAGAATGACAGACAACTTGAGATATATAAGAATAATTTATTGAAATTTGAAAATAAAAGATAG
- a CDS encoding NAD(P)H-binding protein, with the protein MSKKTILILGGTGKTGRRVAQRLIRLGKSIRIGSRNGNPKFDWEKPETWEDALKGIDTVYITFQPDLAVPGAVPIIENFTALSVKNGVRKMVLLSGRGEKEAQKCEQIVMNSGADWTIVRSDWFNQNFSESFFLDPIKAGHVALPRAEALIPFVDNDDIADVVVEALLDDNHIGQIYELTGPHLLTFKEVTAEISKVTGRDIQFHSISMEEYTNMLREFQVPEDFIWLVKYLFTEVLDGRNSTITNDIEKVLGRKAKDFTNYARETVTTGVWSSLN; encoded by the coding sequence ATGTCGAAAAAAACAATTTTAATATTGGGAGGTACTGGAAAAACAGGTCGTAGAGTTGCCCAACGATTAATCAGATTAGGAAAATCAATTCGTATTGGTTCAAGAAATGGAAACCCTAAATTTGATTGGGAAAAGCCAGAAACATGGGAAGACGCTTTAAAGGGGATTGATACCGTTTACATCACTTTTCAACCAGACCTAGCTGTTCCAGGCGCTGTGCCAATAATAGAAAACTTCACAGCATTATCAGTGAAAAATGGAGTCCGAAAAATGGTATTACTCTCTGGAAGAGGCGAAAAAGAAGCTCAAAAATGTGAACAAATAGTAATGAATTCAGGAGCAGATTGGACAATTGTTCGTTCAGACTGGTTCAACCAAAATTTTAGTGAAAGTTTCTTTTTGGATCCAATAAAGGCAGGTCATGTTGCATTGCCTAGAGCTGAAGCACTTATTCCTTTTGTTGATAATGATGATATTGCAGATGTAGTTGTAGAAGCTCTATTAGATGACAATCATATTGGACAAATATATGAATTGACAGGACCTCATCTTTTAACTTTCAAAGAGGTTACTGCAGAAATTTCAAAAGTAACAGGAAGAGATATTCAATTTCATTCCATTTCAATGGAAGAATACACAAACATGCTTAGAGAATTTCAAGTCCCAGAAGATTTCATTTGGTTAGTAAAATACCTATTTACTGAGGTTCTGGATGGTAGAAATTCTACGATAACTAATGATATAGAAAAAGTACTAGGTAGAAAAGCTAAAGATTTCACCAATTATGCAAGAGAAACAGTTACCACAGGTGTTTGGTCTTCGTTGAACTAA
- a CDS encoding porin family protein: protein MKKLCIAVVAIFFAGSLNAQSLKFGVKSGINVATINGGELNVDSRIGFHIGVVSEIEINNKFSIQPELMYSSQGAEEDIVQVKLDYLLLPLLAKYHIVNGFSIEVGPQFAFLVNDEIELDNDNQSVFDTDSENFDLSASFGLGYQLKSSLFFQVRYNLGIIPVVENPDVTNGVFQLSAGYQF from the coding sequence ATGAAGAAATTATGTATAGCAGTAGTGGCTATTTTTTTTGCAGGAAGTTTAAATGCACAAAGTTTAAAGTTTGGTGTTAAATCTGGTATTAATGTGGCAACAATAAATGGAGGAGAGTTAAATGTAGATTCACGAATAGGGTTTCATATAGGAGTTGTGTCAGAAATTGAAATTAATAATAAGTTCTCTATACAACCAGAATTAATGTATTCCTCACAAGGTGCAGAAGAAGATATTGTACAAGTAAAATTAGATTATCTGCTATTACCTTTATTGGCAAAATATCACATAGTGAATGGTTTCAGTATTGAAGTAGGTCCTCAATTTGCATTTTTAGTAAATGATGAAATTGAATTGGATAATGATAATCAATCTGTTTTTGATACTGACTCAGAAAATTTTGACCTTAGTGCTAGTTTTGGGTTAGGCTATCAATTAAAGTCAAGTTTATTCTTTCAGGTAAGATATAATTTGGGTATTATACCAGTTGTAGAGAACCCAGATGTTACTAATGGTGTTTTTCAGCTATCTGCTGGATATCAATTTTAG
- a CDS encoding serine hydrolase: MKHYGIPGVSIAIIHNGEIAWAKGYGVMDKESQTPVTTQTLFQAAATSMPVTAYGTLRLVEQHKLDLDENINSYLKSWKVPENEFTKEKKVTIKNLLNHSAGIHPRVTESYGINEEIPTLVEILNGTPPASNEPLTVNKEPNESVRFAYASYVPIQQMMLDVEGKTFPEVMHELVLQPLEMVSSTFDQTLTPDQLKKAATGYLQDGSMVEGGRNIQPAMASGGLWTTAEDYAKFITHIQQSKDLSASMGTPYGVHNNDWSFTLGLGFQLLNRNNEIYLRHHGWNTGFYAEIVAHRDKGYGVVVMTNSTFPEFNAEVMRSVAQAYDWDNYVPVHKKMEIEQSLVDKITGKYQSNNFTDEVFQKDNLLFIKNILDLEAEELVKFSDSLFVKRNSSRLIQFKINSENGTTNLLYRNRNDGAITSTFVKVANDKKSPVEFLLDGDFENARIAYQNLLELDPNHPTVTESYINDIGYDFFHEDRMTLSLNTFKVNMILYPDSYKVYDSYAEACMKAGEIDLAIKNYSKSLELNPQNNSARSKLVELQKSE, from the coding sequence ATGAAACATTATGGAATACCAGGTGTGAGTATTGCAATTATACATAACGGTGAAATTGCTTGGGCAAAAGGGTATGGTGTGATGGATAAGGAAAGTCAAACTCCTGTAACGACACAAACACTTTTCCAAGCAGCGGCAACTAGTATGCCAGTAACGGCATATGGTACATTACGTCTTGTAGAACAACATAAATTAGACTTAGATGAAAACATTAACAGCTATTTAAAATCTTGGAAAGTACCAGAAAATGAATTTACCAAAGAAAAGAAAGTAACAATAAAAAATCTTTTAAACCATTCTGCTGGAATACACCCGCGTGTAACAGAATCATATGGTATAAACGAAGAAATTCCAACACTTGTAGAGATACTAAATGGAACTCCCCCAGCCTCAAACGAGCCACTTACTGTAAATAAAGAGCCCAATGAAAGCGTTCGTTTTGCATACGCCAGCTATGTGCCCATTCAACAAATGATGCTAGATGTTGAGGGAAAAACCTTCCCAGAGGTCATGCATGAACTCGTGCTGCAACCCCTAGAAATGGTCAGTAGCACGTTTGATCAAACCCTTACACCCGACCAATTAAAAAAGGCAGCAACAGGTTATTTACAGGATGGCTCTATGGTTGAAGGTGGAAGAAATATCCAGCCGGCAATGGCTTCAGGCGGACTATGGACAACTGCCGAGGACTATGCCAAATTCATAACTCATATACAACAGTCTAAAGATTTGTCAGCATCAATGGGTACACCATATGGTGTGCATAATAATGATTGGTCATTTACGCTCGGATTAGGGTTTCAACTTTTAAATAGAAACAATGAAATCTACTTAAGGCATCATGGATGGAATACAGGTTTTTATGCTGAGATAGTAGCTCATAGAGACAAAGGTTATGGTGTCGTTGTGATGACTAATTCTACTTTTCCAGAATTTAATGCCGAAGTAATGCGCTCTGTAGCTCAGGCATATGATTGGGATAATTATGTTCCGGTACATAAAAAAATGGAAATTGAACAGTCATTAGTCGATAAAATTACTGGGAAATATCAGTCCAATAACTTTACTGATGAAGTTTTTCAAAAAGACAATCTACTGTTTATTAAAAATATTCTTGATTTAGAAGCTGAAGAACTAGTCAAATTTTCAGATAGTCTTTTTGTTAAAAGAAATTCTAGTCGACTTATTCAATTCAAGATAAACTCTGAAAATGGAACTACCAATTTACTTTACCGTAATAGGAATGATGGAGCTATAACTTCAACTTTTGTCAAGGTAGCTAATGACAAAAAAAGTCCAGTGGAATTCCTTCTTGATGGTGACTTTGAAAACGCACGTATAGCCTATCAGAATCTATTGGAGCTCGACCCTAACCATCCAACTGTAACTGAAAGCTACATAAATGATATTGGTTACGATTTTTTCCACGAGGACAGAATGACATTATCACTAAACACTTTCAAAGTGAATATGATACTCTACCCTGATAGTTACAAAGTGTATGATAGTTATGCAGAAGCCTGTATGAAAGCAGGAGAAATTGATTTGGCAATTAAAAACTATTCGAAATCACTTGAATTAAATCCTCAAAACAACAGTGCAAGGAGTAAGCTTGTGGAATTACAAAAAAGTGAATAA